TGCTCTTTCTAGATACGCCTCATCATCTACATATCCCCAAAACTCTATATAACCCTTGCCTTTTGGTATGTAAAAATCACAATAGACATCTTCTTTTATCGGCACTCTTTTTTCATAAGCCATGCCCTCAGCAAAAAGCCAGTTTGCTATAACTAGCTCTGCCCTACTTCTTACATAGTGACCGTCATTTGTTCGGTATTCAGCCTTAAATTTCTCTCTAAAGTCTTCTTTTTGCTCTTTTTTGCTAGATTTTTCGCCAACTTTTACTATCTCGTTTATGAAATTTTCATTACAAAGCAGCCTCTCGTCCCATCTAACACTTGCTTTACCCATGTAGTAGTTTTGCATGCCGCCATAGTATCTGCCAGCATCTGTCACGTTGTAGCCGTTGTCACATTTTTTTATGAAGCCTAAATTTAACAAAACCTCATTTACATCTTTTGCATTTTTGCCAAATTTCTTTGCTATCTCTTTTGTACTAAACGTATCAGCTATATTTCTTTGGTTAAATTTTACGTGATATTTTTGGCGCAGCTTTTGCCTGATAAATTTTGTTATCAAATTTACTAAAATGACAAATATTATAATAGGTAGCACAAAGCTAAAAAACGCTGGCAACATTATGGATAGTAAATTTGCCGTATCAAAAATTTGCATTTTTATGGTGCAGTGAGGGTAAATTTAAATTTTAAATGATAAATTCTGGCTCAAATTTTGTCCCATTTACCCTGACAACCCTTGCAGGTATGCCAACTACGGTTGCATTTGCTGGGACGTTTTTTAGCACGACTGAGTTTGCGCCGATCTTGGCATTTTCACCGATAGTTATGGCACCAAGTATCTTTGAGCCAGCGGCGATAGTCACGCCATTTTTAACGGTTGGATGGCGTTTGCCACACTCTTTGCCAGTGCCGCCAAGTGTCACTTGATGATACATCATCACATCATCACCGACCTCAGCCGTCTCGCCGATAACCACGCCCATGCCGTGATCTATGAAAAATCTCCTACCTATCTTTGCCCCTGGGTGGATCTCGATGCCTGTTAGAAATCTTGCTATTTGCGAGATGAGTCTAGCTAGAAAAAACCACTTTTTTTCATATAAAAAATGAGAAATTTTATGAAACAAAACCGCATGGATGCCAGGAGTGTTTATAAGTATCGCCAAAAAGCAACAACTATGCACCGATGGGTCTTTTTCACGGACGGTTTGAACTAGCTCTTTTAGACTCTCCCACATATTTTACGCTCCGTAAAGCTCTGTACTTAGGTATCTCTCGCCGTTATCTGGAGCTATGAAAAGCACTTTTTTGCCAGCGCCAAGTCTTTTAGCCACCCTTTTTGCAGCCACGTAAGAAGCGCCGCCACTTATGCCTATCATCAAGCCATCGCTCTTTGCGATCGCTCTAGCTGCGTTTAGTGCGTCATCATTGCTTACTTTTTCTACTTCGCTAACTAGGCTCATATCCATTGTATTTGGTAAAAATCCAGCTCCGATGCCTTGAATTTTATGTGGTCCTGGGTTGCCGCCACTTAAAACTGGTGATGCTTCAGGCTCTACTGCGATGATCTTAGTGTCATAGCCTTTTTCTTTTAGAACCTTTGCCACGCCGCTTATCGTGCCGCCTGTGCCAACGCCTGCTACAAAGGCATCAAGCTTGCTAAAGTCAGCCACGATCTCAGCAGCTGTTGTTAGCTCGTGAGCTTGTGGGTTATACTTGTTTTCAAACTGGCTTAGCATTACGTGGTTTGGCTGAGAAGCTAGCTCAGTAGCTTTTGCGATCGCTGCTTTCATACCGCCAGCTGCAGGAGTTAGCTCAAGATGAGCACCATATGCAGCCACGATCTTGCGTCTTTCGATACTCATGCTCTCAGGCATGCAAAGGATCACTTTAAAGCCAAGTGCAGCACCGCACATAGCTACGCCGATACCTGTATTTCCGCTTGTTGGCTCAACGATAGTGTCGCCATGTTTTAGTGTGCCATCAGCTAGCATTTTTGTGATCATATTAAATGCGATCCTATCTTTTACAGAGCCGCCTGGATTAAAAAACTCTAATTTTACGTAAATTTCAGCC
Above is a window of Campylobacter concisus DNA encoding:
- the epsC gene encoding serine O-acetyltransferase EpsC: MWESLKELVQTVREKDPSVHSCCFLAILINTPGIHAVLFHKISHFLYEKKWFFLARLISQIARFLTGIEIHPGAKIGRRFFIDHGMGVVIGETAEVGDDVMMYHQVTLGGTGKECGKRHPTVKNGVTIAAGSKILGAITIGENAKIGANSVVLKNVPANATVVGIPARVVRVNGTKFEPEFII
- the cysK gene encoding cysteine synthase A is translated as MIYDNIVKTIGNTPIVKVKTGADEAEIYVKLEFFNPGGSVKDRIAFNMITKMLADGTLKHGDTIVEPTSGNTGIGVAMCGAALGFKVILCMPESMSIERRKIVAAYGAHLELTPAAGGMKAAIAKATELASQPNHVMLSQFENKYNPQAHELTTAAEIVADFSKLDAFVAGVGTGGTISGVAKVLKEKGYDTKIIAVEPEASPVLSGGNPGPHKIQGIGAGFLPNTMDMSLVSEVEKVSNDDALNAARAIAKSDGLMIGISGGASYVAAKRVAKRLGAGKKVLFIAPDNGERYLSTELYGA